In Dermacentor variabilis isolate Ectoservices chromosome 11, ASM5094787v1, whole genome shotgun sequence, one genomic interval encodes:
- the LOC142563247 gene encoding male-specific histamine-binding salivary protein-like codes for MMQVALLVSLFCAAVASSDSSKSAVSNPLWVNETLLGSYQDAWKSIGQAENVTYVLAKATYENDTGSWGQQFKCLSVKETNKNESAHTVLSVFTFKNASSDSTYYTVNETVEATYTYGYNKTMNAIRYKVETPENLTDTLIFSDGKTCDVFYVPYQNQGCELWVEKGHVSKIPDCCLFVFNVFCADGKTIYDKYNETECDSEARF; via the exons ATGATGCAGGTAGCACTCTTGGTTTCTCTCTTTTGCGCAGCTGTCGCTTCAAGTGACAGCAGCAAATCAGCGGTGAGCAATCCTCTTTGGGTGAATGAAACTTTGCTTGGAAGCTATCAAGATGCCTGGAAA AGCATTGGACAAGCAGAGAACGTGACGTATGTACTCGCCAAGGCAACATACGAAAATGACACAGGATCCTGGGGTCAGCAATTCAAGTGCCTGAgtgtgaaagaaacaaacaagaatgAGTCAGCTCACACAGTCTTGTCTGTTTTCACGTTCAAAAATGCGTCTAGCGACAGTACATA TTACACTGTTAACGAAACAGTGGAGGCCACATACACCTATGGCTACAACAAGACAATGAACGCAATTCGCTACAAAGTTGAAA CCCCAGAAAACCTAACAGACACACTCATCTTTTCTGATGGAAAAACGTGCGATGTGTTCTACGTGCCATACCAAAACCAGG GGTGTGAGCTCTGGGTCGAAAAAGGTCATGTGAGCAAGATCCCGGATTGCTGTCTGTTCGTGTTCAATGTGTTCTGTGCGGACGGAAAAACAATTTACGATAAGTACAATGAAACAGAATGCGATTCCGAGGCAAGATTTTGA